One window of the Fusobacterium animalis 7_1 genome contains the following:
- a CDS encoding AMP-binding protein, giving the protein MSIKYLYDRKRIAVTYGEQKISYADVIKYANYYSEFLDITKGDRSALMMENRPESIFSFFSIWAKKGIAISLDAGYTVDQLAYVLGDSTPKYLFVSNKTKKVAEEANSKLNNIIKIINVDELVLPAEYKIKKEEFENDSNDDVAVIVYTSGTTGNPKGVMITYENIKTNMEGVRAVDLVNETDVILAMLPYHHIMPLCFTLILPMYMGVPIVLLTEISSASLLKTLQENRVTVILGVPRVWEMLDKAIMIKINESSLAKFMFKMAEKINSMAIRKMLFSKVHKQFGGHIRLMVSGGAKIDKNILEDFRTMGFCAIQGYGMTETAPIIAFNVPGRERSDSAGEVIPNVEVKIADDGEILVKGKNVMKGYYNNEKATEEAFDKDGWFHTGDLGRMDGKYLIIIGRKKEMIVLPNGKNIDPNDIENEIIKNTDLIKEIAVTEYKEQLLAIIYPDFQQIEAKKIVNIKDAIKWEVIDKYNVTAPNYKKIHDIKIVKKELPKTRIGKIRRFMLKDLIEDKDDVIEQKEEKKAIVVPPEMKEKFDIINKYIDERYHKAIDLDSHIELDLGFDSLDIVEFMNFLNETFGINLVEQDFVENKTISAIIKLVNEKAGKFVEKVDKNENLKKIIESDSDVKLPKDARYAKFLRVILGPFFRFYFKYKCIDKENIKDGAGIIVGNHQSYLDGFMVNNVFTTKEMNDNYYIATALHFKSKTMKYLANHGNIILVDANRNLKNTLQAAAKVLKNNKKLIIFPEGARTRDGQIHEFKKTFAILAKDLNVPIYPFVLKGAYEAFPYNKKFPKRNNVSVQFLERIEPNNKTVEELVEETKNNIAKNYY; this is encoded by the coding sequence ATGTCAATAAAGTATTTATATGACAGAAAGAGAATAGCTGTTACCTATGGTGAGCAAAAAATTTCTTATGCAGATGTAATAAAATATGCAAATTATTATTCAGAATTTTTAGATATCACAAAAGGCGATAGGTCAGCTCTTATGATGGAAAATAGACCAGAATCTATTTTTTCATTTTTTTCAATATGGGCTAAAAAAGGTATAGCAATAAGTTTGGATGCTGGATATACAGTGGACCAACTTGCTTATGTTCTTGGAGACTCAACGCCAAAATATCTTTTTGTGTCAAATAAGACTAAAAAAGTTGCTGAGGAAGCTAATTCAAAACTAAATAATATTATAAAAATTATAAATGTTGATGAACTTGTGTTGCCAGCTGAGTATAAAATAAAAAAAGAAGAATTTGAAAATGATTCAAATGATGATGTTGCAGTGATAGTCTATACATCTGGTACAACAGGAAATCCAAAAGGTGTAATGATAACTTATGAAAATATTAAAACTAATATGGAAGGTGTAAGAGCTGTTGATTTAGTGAATGAAACTGATGTCATTTTAGCAATGTTACCTTATCATCATATTATGCCTTTATGTTTTACTTTAATATTACCAATGTATATGGGAGTTCCAATAGTGCTTTTGACTGAAATTTCATCTGCTAGTCTTTTAAAAACATTACAGGAAAATAGAGTTACTGTTATTCTTGGAGTTCCTAGGGTGTGGGAAATGTTAGATAAAGCTATTATGATAAAAATTAATGAAAGCTCACTGGCTAAATTTATGTTTAAAATGGCAGAGAAAATAAATTCTATGGCAATAAGAAAAATGTTATTCTCAAAAGTTCATAAACAATTTGGTGGACATATTAGACTTATGGTTTCAGGTGGTGCAAAAATAGATAAAAATATATTAGAAGATTTTCGTACTATGGGATTTTGTGCAATACAAGGTTATGGTATGACTGAAACAGCACCAATAATTGCTTTTAATGTTCCTGGTAGAGAAAGATCTGATTCTGCTGGTGAAGTAATTCCTAATGTGGAAGTTAAAATTGCAGATGATGGAGAGATTCTTGTTAAAGGTAAAAATGTAATGAAAGGTTATTACAATAATGAAAAAGCTACTGAGGAAGCCTTTGATAAAGATGGGTGGTTTCATACTGGTGATTTAGGAAGGATGGACGGAAAATATCTAATAATAATTGGGAGAAAAAAAGAAATGATAGTTCTGCCTAATGGGAAAAATATAGACCCTAATGATATTGAAAATGAAATAATAAAAAATACAGACCTGATAAAAGAAATTGCTGTAACAGAGTATAAAGAGCAATTACTTGCCATAATCTATCCAGATTTTCAACAGATAGAAGCTAAAAAGATTGTTAATATTAAAGATGCTATAAAATGGGAGGTTATAGATAAATATAATGTAACAGCACCTAATTATAAGAAAATTCATGATATAAAAATAGTTAAAAAAGAATTACCTAAAACAAGGATTGGTAAAATTAGGAGGTTTATGTTAAAAGATTTAATAGAAGATAAAGATGATGTTATAGAACAAAAAGAAGAAAAAAAGGCTATTGTAGTTCCACCTGAAATGAAAGAAAAATTTGATATTATTAATAAATATATAGATGAAAGATATCATAAAGCTATTGATTTGGATTCTCATATAGAATTAGATTTAGGTTTTGATTCGCTTGATATAGTGGAATTTATGAATTTTTTAAATGAAACTTTTGGAATAAATTTAGTAGAACAAGATTTTGTTGAAAATAAAACAATATCTGCTATAATAAAATTAGTTAATGAGAAAGCAGGAAAGTTTGTTGAAAAAGTAGATAAAAATGAAAATTTAAAAAAGATTATTGAAAGTGATTCTGATGTAAAATTACCAAAAGATGCAAGATATGCAAAATTTTTAAGAGTTATATTAGGTCCATTTTTTAGATTTTATTTTAAATATAAATGTATAGATAAAGAAAATATAAAAGATGGAGCAGGAATTATTGTTGGAAATCATCAAAGTTATTTGGATGGTTTTATGGTAAATAATGTTTTTACTACTAAAGAAATGAATGATAATTATTATATAGCAACAGCATTACATTTTAAAAGTAAAACAATGAAATATTTGGCTAATCATGGAAATATAATCTTGGTTGATGCAAATAGAAATTTAAAAAATACTTTACAGGCAGCAGCTAAGGTTTTAAAAAATAATAAAAAATTGATTATTTTTCCAGAAGGAGCTAGAACAAGGGATGGACAAATACATGAATTTAAAAAGACTTTTGCTATACTTGCAAAAGACTTAAATGTTCCTATATATCCATTTGTGTTAAAAGGTGCTTATGAAGCATTTCCATATAATAAAAAATTTCCAAAGAGAAATAATGTTTCAGTTCAGTTTTTAGAAAGGATTGAACCAAATAATAAAACAGTTGAAGAATTAGTTGAAGAAACTAAAAATAATATTGCAAAAAATTATTATTAA
- a CDS encoding Bax inhibitor-1/YccA family protein → MYYNMNDIDVRSSNNFLRKVFLYMILGVGISFGTGIYLYQFNQELLISLLRYFNILLIASVGIVLVSDLMLRKLSAGVLRILFLLYSLIIGTVFSTIGFLYSPLAILYAFGTALTIFVVMAIYGFISKEDLSSYRRFFIVGLISLIIMGLINIRLGVGPLYWIETIAGVVIFTGLIAYDVNRIKWISYQLADGDNEVMEKMSIDGAFNLYLDFINLFLYLLRIFGRKK, encoded by the coding sequence ATGTATTACAATATGAATGATATTGATGTTAGAAGTTCTAATAATTTTTTAAGAAAAGTATTTTTATATATGATATTAGGTGTTGGAATTTCTTTTGGAACAGGAATATATTTATACCAATTTAATCAAGAACTATTAATTTCTTTATTAAGATATTTTAATATTTTGTTAATTGCTAGTGTTGGAATAGTTTTAGTATCAGATTTGATGTTAAGAAAATTATCAGCAGGTGTATTAAGAATATTATTTCTATTGTATTCACTTATAATTGGAACAGTTTTTAGTACTATTGGTTTTCTATATTCACCATTAGCTATACTCTATGCTTTTGGGACTGCACTTACAATATTTGTTGTGATGGCAATTTATGGATTTATATCAAAAGAAGATTTAAGTTCTTATAGAAGATTTTTTATAGTAGGTTTAATTTCTCTTATAATTATGGGACTTATTAATATTCGTTTAGGGGTTGGTCCTCTTTATTGGATAGAAACAATAGCAGGAGTGGTTATTTTTACTGGACTTATTGCTTATGATGTAAATAGGATTAAATGGATATCCTATCAATTAGCAGATGGAGATAATGAAGTTATGGAAAAAATGAGTATAGATGGTGCTTTTAATCTTTACCTTGATTTCATTAATTTATTTTTATATTTACTTAGAATTTTTGGAAGAAAAAAATAA
- a CDS encoding type II toxin-antitoxin system Phd/YefM family antitoxin yields the protein MIVVNFSELRKNLKNYGEKAVENKEEIFISRRDKKNLVLLSVDKYNEIIKKIEKYEYWKKIDDGIKELNAGIGVHHLIEVDDEDKNR from the coding sequence ATGATAGTTGTAAATTTTTCAGAATTAAGAAAAAATTTAAAGAATTATGGAGAGAAAGCTGTTGAAAACAAAGAAGAAATTTTTATATCAAGAAGAGATAAAAAGAATTTAGTATTATTAAGTGTTGATAAATACAATGAAATAATAAAAAAAATAGAAAAATATGAATATTGGAAAAAGATAGATGATGGTATAAAAGAATTAAATGCAGGTATAGGAGTTCATCATTTAATTGAGGTTGATGATGAAGATAAGAATAGATGA
- a CDS encoding type II toxin-antitoxin system YoeB family toxin yields MKIRIDEKNRLIYDMENDVIRVLSCKEHYEE; encoded by the coding sequence ATGAAGATAAGAATAGATGAAAAAAATAGGCTAATTTACGATATGGAAAATGATGTAATAAGGGTTTTAAGTTGTAAAGAACACTATGAAGAATAA
- a CDS encoding autotransporter-associated N-terminal domain-containing protein, producing the protein MDNNLYKVENNLRSIAKRHKSVKYSIGLAILFLMLGTSAFSEDVMTNEQIASSKENLRNSIGSLQSKINQAKAENEKGLTGLKLELIQLMEQGDQVVKSPWASWQFGVNYMYSKWNGTYKGKGDKAEKYPFEGVFERDTNLFNRYIPTTSENYGLLSKSNNPRSAASNSRANVDNYGIASNIAVLEPPVETEVNAGINPKNVNKVPLNINAKAANAVTLPDTVKFSPISPEKLEIDTPVINIKDITLVNLWNWHVPPGSQYPYLNHNKIINSGSTYDMSSDYRNSGITGYNKVKTFSSSEVLKTSQGIDYQTVPNFNTPTGGMEDYTYGAIFEFLKGEYTIDGLTLEVDEAKDRNGKTIKGTRAISTDAEGNLKVHNKSNIKLSVDQAVGFATDIEIANVGDLHQMTNEKEGLIYGTGIRNAAFILVKEQPNPNPTYEHINKGKIIMDGDESYAFAFSKTTGIQHNMLISHNINDGEIVMAGKDNYGFAFGKDRDYKVADSYINNGLNGSISMLGDNSMAIVTQSDMSYANNEGTINIAGNKSYGMYMDSSTKMENKGIINITDYKKSFTSNNAGGKWLNNKEYSRSNAEDSIGIASGKAGSTITNNGDINLTTGKNNIGAYTKIGTVVNNKNISVTNGQNIGMYVAGTGAGNNTTSGKVKVNSNGSIGLMTAGTGTITNKGEVNVTGGNNSSNTRGTIGLSVGEGSTIDSTNGKVTTDVKQDKSIGVYSNGTLKLGESTIAASNQAVNYFADDKGKIEIVAGKTSKATTGQSSLLFYTKGSGKIILGGQLNATIKGGTIPSKRGTAFYYISPTRYGAFNTAGIQNYFNNTFGNGTSTLNHLTLNMEQGSRLFVASNVGMNLSETSATSLMSGITNAPTITGSNYKTFMLYLSKLTINQAVDLNDVNSNYARLEIANSSIDNANSMTGNQNRQVAMAQENGNDTTGAGYESKEVTLTNKATGVINLTGEETTGIYAKRGRITNAGKISVGKKSTGIYLVEDDRSPATAIVGATATNDASGVITVGENSTGIYYKVKNDNADGKGTNTGVSGGISNDGRIESTAKDVIAMSFDSSYSSKTVKNEQTGVIDLQGQNSTGIFATGTGTYTATNDGKIKLASSTSVNRPNIGMYTDKSTVTLESDGTIEGGDKTVGMYGYGINLKNNAITKVGTGGTGVYSKGGNVTINGGILSVGENGSTGSNDAVGVYYVGAGGTITNNAANVKIGNSAYGFVVQNEKGAAVTLKTNTPNVTLGNDVVYTYSNNRAGSITNTTVLNSTGNGNYGIYGAGTVINSGNMNFGTGIGNVGMYSILGGTATNNSVITIGASDAANEKFSIGMAAGYKSSDSGNIINSSTGIINVTGKDSIGMYATGPSSIATNKGTINLSGENSIGMYLDNGATGINEGTITTIGSPKGAKGVVLSNNSKLINKAGAKININSAEGFGIYRVNSEETNITIANYGDITVSGGAKRIGVFDPTGGKELEKTAGGVTLKSPKGTNDINITINGKPVPNIEKVTDPVGHRGDALISSLGMYVDTLRGTNPINGLNNLNVKKAELLYGVEAAQNSTSKYFEISGKILKPYQDAVKNAKGIKWSHNSASFTWMALPTVDSNGVPVKVGMAKIPYTEFAGNEATPVDKKDTYNFLDGLEQRYGVEAVGSREKELFNKLNGIGNNEAILFYQATDEMMGHQYANVQQRINATGNILDKEFDYLRSEWQTVSKDSNKIKTFGTKGEYKTDTAGVIDYKYNAYGVAYVHENEDIKLGRGIGWYAGIVHNTFKFKDIGKSKEQMLQAKVGLLKSVPFDHNNSLNWTISGDVFAGYNKMSRKFLVVDDVFNAKARYHIYGIGVKNEIGKNFRLSEDFSLRPYAALKLEYGRVSKIREKSGEVRLEVKHNDYISVKPEIGTELAFKHYFGRKTFKVGLGVAYENELGRVAKGKNKAKVAHTNADWFNIRGEKEDRRGNVKFDLNLGLDNQRYGITANVGYDTKGENVRGGLGLRVIF; encoded by the coding sequence ATGGATAATAATCTGTATAAGGTAGAGAATAATCTACGCTCAATTGCAAAAAGACATAAGTCAGTTAAGTATTCAATTGGCTTAGCAATTTTATTTTTAATGTTAGGAACAAGTGCATTTTCTGAAGATGTGATGACAAATGAACAAATAGCTTCATCAAAAGAAAATTTGAGAAATTCAATAGGAAGTTTACAATCAAAAATTAATCAAGCAAAAGCAGAAAATGAAAAGGGATTAACTGGATTAAAATTAGAATTAATTCAATTAATGGAACAAGGAGATCAAGTAGTAAAATCACCTTGGGCTTCATGGCAATTTGGAGTTAACTATATGTACAGTAAATGGAATGGTACATATAAAGGAAAAGGAGATAAAGCTGAAAAATATCCTTTTGAAGGAGTATTTGAAAGAGATACAAATCTATTTAATAGGTATATACCTACAACAAGTGAAAACTATGGATTACTATCTAAATCAAATAATCCTAGATCTGCTGCTTCAAATTCAAGAGCAAATGTAGATAACTATGGTATTGCAAGCAATATAGCGGTTTTAGAACCACCTGTTGAAACAGAAGTAAATGCAGGTATAAACCCTAAGAATGTAAATAAAGTCCCTTTAAATATTAATGCTAAAGCTGCAAATGCAGTTACATTACCTGATACTGTAAAATTTAGCCCTATTTCACCAGAAAAATTAGAAATAGATACTCCAGTTATCAATATTAAAGATATAACATTAGTAAATTTATGGAATTGGCATGTACCACCTGGATCACAATATCCATATCTCAATCATAATAAAATCATAAATTCTGGTTCTACTTATGATATGAGTAGTGATTATAGAAATTCAGGAATTACAGGTTATAATAAAGTAAAAACTTTTTCTAGTTCAGAAGTATTAAAAACTTCACAGGGAATAGATTACCAAACAGTACCTAATTTTAATACTCCAACAGGAGGTATGGAAGATTACACTTATGGTGCAATTTTTGAATTCTTGAAGGGAGAATATACAATAGATGGATTGACACTAGAAGTAGATGAAGCTAAAGATAGAAATGGAAAAACAATAAAAGGAACTAGAGCAATTTCAACAGATGCTGAGGGAAATCTAAAAGTTCATAATAAATCAAATATTAAATTATCAGTAGATCAAGCGGTGGGATTTGCCACAGATATAGAAATAGCTAATGTAGGTGACCTGCATCAAATGACAAATGAAAAAGAAGGCTTGATTTACGGAACAGGTATAAGAAATGCTGCATTTATACTTGTAAAAGAACAACCTAATCCAAACCCAACATACGAGCATATAAATAAAGGTAAAATCATTATGGATGGAGATGAATCCTATGCTTTTGCTTTTAGTAAAACAACTGGTATACAACATAATATGCTTATAAGCCATAATATAAATGATGGTGAAATAGTTATGGCAGGTAAGGATAACTATGGATTTGCATTTGGAAAAGATAGAGATTATAAAGTAGCAGATTCATATATTAACAATGGTCTAAATGGAAGTATTTCAATGTTAGGTGATAATTCTATGGCTATTGTAACTCAAAGTGATATGAGCTATGCTAATAATGAAGGAACAATAAATATTGCTGGGAATAAATCATATGGTATGTATATGGATAGCTCAACAAAAATGGAAAATAAGGGAATCATTAATATTACAGATTATAAAAAGAGTTTTACTAGCAATAATGCTGGTGGAAAATGGTTAAATAATAAAGAATATTCTAGATCTAATGCTGAAGACTCAATAGGGATTGCTTCTGGAAAAGCAGGCTCAACAATAACTAATAATGGAGATATTAATTTAACAACAGGTAAAAATAACATAGGTGCTTATACAAAAATTGGAACTGTTGTTAATAATAAAAATATTAGTGTAACAAATGGGCAAAATATAGGAATGTATGTGGCAGGAACAGGAGCAGGAAATAACACCACTAGTGGAAAAGTGAAAGTAAATTCAAATGGATCTATTGGATTGATGACAGCAGGAACAGGAACAATAACTAATAAAGGAGAAGTCAATGTTACTGGTGGAAATAACTCATCAAATACAAGAGGAACTATAGGTTTAAGTGTTGGAGAAGGTTCTACTATTGATAGTACAAATGGTAAAGTAACAACAGATGTAAAACAAGATAAATCTATAGGAGTTTATTCTAATGGTACATTAAAATTAGGAGAATCAACTATTGCAGCAAGCAATCAAGCAGTAAACTATTTTGCAGATGATAAAGGAAAAATTGAAATTGTTGCTGGTAAAACTTCAAAAGCAACTACAGGACAATCATCTTTATTATTCTATACAAAGGGTTCAGGAAAAATTATTCTTGGAGGGCAACTTAATGCTACAATAAAAGGTGGAACTATTCCAAGTAAAAGAGGAACAGCTTTCTATTATATATCTCCAACAAGATACGGAGCATTTAATACAGCTGGTATTCAAAATTATTTTAATAATACCTTTGGAAATGGAACAAGTACATTAAATCATTTGACATTAAATATGGAACAAGGTTCAAGATTGTTTGTAGCTTCTAATGTTGGAATGAATTTATCAGAAACATCAGCAACAAGTTTAATGTCTGGCATAACAAATGCTCCAACAATAACTGGTTCTAACTATAAGACATTTATGTTATATTTAAGTAAATTAACTATAAATCAAGCTGTTGATTTGAATGATGTGAATAGTAATTATGCTAGATTAGAAATTGCAAATTCGTCTATTGATAATGCAAATAGTATGACAGGAAATCAAAATAGACAAGTTGCTATGGCACAAGAAAATGGAAATGACACAACAGGTGCTGGTTATGAATCTAAAGAAGTTACATTAACCAATAAAGCAACAGGAGTAATTAATTTAACAGGAGAAGAAACAACTGGTATTTATGCTAAAAGAGGTAGAATAACAAATGCTGGAAAAATAAGTGTAGGTAAAAAATCTACTGGAATATATTTAGTTGAAGATGATCGTAGTCCAGCAACAGCGATTGTTGGAGCTACTGCAACAAATGATGCTTCAGGAGTAATAACAGTAGGAGAAAATTCAACAGGAATCTATTATAAAGTTAAAAATGATAATGCCGATGGAAAAGGAACAAATACAGGAGTTTCAGGAGGAATATCAAATGATGGTAGAATAGAATCTACTGCAAAAGATGTTATAGCAATGTCATTTGATAGTTCATATTCTTCTAAAACTGTAAAAAATGAACAAACAGGAGTAATTGATTTACAAGGGCAAAATTCAACAGGAATATTTGCAACTGGAACAGGAACTTATACAGCTACAAATGATGGTAAAATAAAATTAGCTTCATCTACTAGTGTTAATAGGCCTAATATTGGCATGTATACAGATAAAAGTACTGTAACTTTAGAAAGTGATGGAACAATAGAAGGTGGAGATAAAACAGTAGGAATGTATGGATATGGCATTAATTTAAAAAATAATGCTATAACTAAAGTTGGAACTGGAGGAACAGGAGTATATTCTAAAGGTGGAAATGTTACAATAAATGGTGGAATATTATCTGTAGGAGAAAATGGAAGTACAGGTTCAAATGATGCAGTTGGAGTATATTATGTTGGAGCTGGAGGAACAATAACAAACAATGCAGCTAATGTCAAAATAGGAAATAGTGCATATGGTTTTGTTGTTCAAAATGAAAAAGGAGCAGCAGTAACATTAAAAACAAATACACCAAATGTTACGTTAGGAAATGATGTAGTATATACATATTCAAATAATAGAGCAGGCTCTATAACAAATACAACAGTATTAAATTCTACTGGCAATGGAAACTATGGAATTTATGGAGCAGGAACAGTAATAAATAGCGGAAATATGAATTTTGGAACAGGAATTGGAAATGTTGGAATGTATAGTATACTTGGAGGAACAGCAACAAATAATTCTGTGATAACAATAGGTGCTTCAGATGCAGCCAATGAAAAATTTTCAATTGGTATGGCAGCAGGATATAAATCAAGTGATTCAGGAAATATAATTAATAGCTCTACTGGAATTATTAATGTAACTGGAAAAGATAGTATTGGTATGTATGCAACAGGTCCTTCATCAATAGCAACAAATAAAGGTACAATAAATCTTAGTGGAGAAAATTCAATAGGAATGTACCTTGATAATGGAGCAACAGGAATAAATGAAGGAACAATAACAACAATTGGTTCTCCAAAAGGAGCTAAGGGTGTTGTTTTAAGTAATAATTCCAAATTGATAAACAAAGCAGGAGCAAAAATAAATATAAATTCTGCTGAAGGTTTTGGAATATATAGAGTAAATTCTGAAGAAACTAATATAACAATAGCAAACTATGGAGATATAACAGTAAGTGGAGGAGCAAAAAGAATTGGAGTATTTGATCCGACAGGAGGAAAAGAATTAGAAAAAACAGCTGGTGGAGTAACATTAAAATCACCTAAGGGCACTAATGATATCAATATAACAATAAATGGAAAACCAGTACCAAATATTGAAAAAGTAACTGATCCAGTAGGTCATAGAGGAGATGCTTTAATATCTTCATTAGGAATGTATGTTGACACATTAAGAGGAACTAACCCAATTAATGGATTAAATAATCTTAATGTTAAAAAAGCAGAATTACTTTATGGAGTAGAAGCAGCACAAAATTCAACTTCAAAATATTTTGAAATTTCTGGAAAAATTTTAAAACCATATCAAGATGCAGTAAAAAATGCTAAAGGAATAAAATGGAGTCATAATTCAGCATCTTTCACTTGGATGGCATTACCAACAGTTGATTCAAATGGAGTTCCTGTAAAAGTTGGAATGGCAAAAATTCCTTACACTGAATTTGCAGGAAATGAGGCAACACCAGTAGATAAAAAAGATACATACAACTTTTTAGATGGATTAGAACAAAGATATGGTGTGGAAGCAGTCGGTTCAAGAGAAAAAGAATTGTTTAATAAGTTGAATGGAATAGGTAATAATGAAGCAATATTGTTTTATCAAGCAACAGATGAAATGATGGGACACCAATATGCAAATGTTCAACAAAGAATAAATGCAACAGGAAATATCTTGGATAAAGAATTTGATTATTTAAGAAGTGAATGGCAAACAGTATCTAAAGATTCAAATAAAATTAAAACATTTGGAACAAAAGGAGAATACAAAACAGATACAGCTGGTGTAATAGATTACAAATATAATGCTTATGGTGTAGCTTATGTTCATGAAAATGAAGATATTAAGTTAGGAAGAGGTATTGGTTGGTATGCAGGTATAGTTCATAATACATTTAAGTTTAAAGATATAGGAAAATCAAAAGAACAAATGTTACAAGCAAAAGTAGGATTATTAAAATCAGTACCATTTGATCACAATAATAGCTTAAATTGGACAATATCTGGAGATGTTTTTGCTGGATATAATAAGATGAGTAGAAAATTCTTAGTAGTAGATGATGTATTTAATGCAAAAGCTAGATATCATATCTATGGAATAGGTGTTAAAAATGAAATAGGAAAGAATTTCAGATTAAGTGAAGACTTCTCATTAAGACCTTATGCAGCATTAAAACTAGAATATGGAAGAGTAAGTAAGATAAGAGAAAAATCTGGAGAAGTAAGATTAGAAGTAAAACATAATGATTACATTTCAGTAAAGCCAGAAATAGGAACAGAATTAGCATTTAAACATTACTTTGGAAGAAAAACATTCAAAGTTGGTTTAGGAGTAGCTTATGAAAACGAATTAGGAAGAGTAGCAAAAGGAAAGAATAAAGCAAAAGTAGCTCATACAAATGCTGACTGGTTCAATATCAGAGGAGAAAAAGAAGATAGAAGAGGCAATGTAAAATTTGACTTAAATCTAGGACTTGACAACCAAAGATATGGAATAACAGCAAATGTAGGTTATGATACAAAAGGCGAAAATGTAAGAGGAGGATTAGGACTAAGAGTTATATTCTAA